Proteins encoded within one genomic window of Arachis ipaensis cultivar K30076 chromosome B08, Araip1.1, whole genome shotgun sequence:
- the LOC107611294 gene encoding uncharacterized protein LOC107611294, whose product MEKMMKHQELANKKHEASLRNLERQIGQLSKQLERPTNTFPSDTIPNPKEECKAIQLRSGRTLEDDKVGSKKEVAIEEKDQEELKKKDKEPQASKKGKQVIEEHPQEQRKEVKPYTPPLPYPQRLQRELKDQQFSKFLKELINKKRSWNEKETVILTQECSSSINLMPLSLIKKLTIDKVKPTRMSLQMADRSLKIPNGVVENLLVKVGKFIFPAVEEEGHNSIILGRPFLAIARAIIDVEKGEMTLRVHDEKMIINVFKAMQHPPEKEKHIRVEMIEELEEELIEANDQKE is encoded by the exons atggagaaaatgatgaagcatcAGGAGTTAGCTAATAAAAAACATGAAGCCTCATTGAGAAACTTGGAAAGACAAATAGGCCAATTGTCCAAACAGCTTGAAAGACCAACCAACACtttcccaagtgataccattccaaatcccAAAGAGGAATGTAAAGCAATTCAACTCAGGAGTGGAAGAACATTGGAGGATGACAAGGTTGGCAGTAAGAAGGAAGTGGCAATTGAAGAGAAGGACCAAGAAGAGCTCAAGAAGAAGGATAAAGAGccacaagcttcaaagaagggaaagcaaGTCATAGAGGAGCAtccacaagaacagaggaaggagGTGAAGCCTTACACTCCTCCtctgccataccctcaaagacTGCAAAGAGAGCTCAAGGACCAACAATTTTCCAAGTTTCTCAAGGAGCTCATCAATAAAAAGAGAAGTTGGAATGAAAAGGAGACTGTGATCCTGacacaagaatgca GttccagcatcaatttgatgcctcTTTCACTGATAAAAAAGCTTACAATAGATAAAGTCAAACCCACCAGAATGTCGCTTCAAATGGCTGATAGATCACTCAAGATACCTAATGGAGTTGTAGAAAATTTGTTGGTGAAAGTAGGAAAATTCATATTTCCTGCTGTGGAAGAAGAAGGACACAACTCGATTATCTTGGGGAGACCCTTCTTAGCCATAGCAAGGGCTATAATTGATGTGGAGAAAGGTGAAATGACCCTCAGGGTGCATGATGAAaaaatgatcatcaatgtctttaaagCCATGCAACATCCCCCTGAGAAGGAAAAGCATATCAGGGTAGAAATGATAGAAGAATTGGAGGAGGAGCTAATTGAAGCCAATgatcagaaagaataa